Proteins found in one Arthrobacter sp. U41 genomic segment:
- the mscL gene encoding large conductance mechanosensitive channel protein MscL, whose amino-acid sequence MLTGFKSFILKGNVVDLAVAVVIGAAFGAVVTALVQSVLMPFVAGVVGSPNFDSFALVTLNGNDIRFGVLLTAIVNFLLVAGAIYFVVVVPMNHMIERRNRRLGIDPGVKEEAAEDPQIALLTEIRDSLQQRQH is encoded by the coding sequence ATGTTGACAGGATTCAAGAGCTTTATTCTCAAAGGCAACGTCGTGGACCTTGCCGTCGCGGTCGTTATCGGTGCCGCGTTTGGCGCCGTGGTAACGGCACTGGTCCAGAGCGTGCTGATGCCGTTTGTCGCAGGTGTGGTTGGTTCGCCCAACTTCGACAGCTTCGCCCTCGTCACCCTGAACGGCAATGACATCAGGTTCGGGGTGTTGCTGACGGCGATCGTCAACTTCCTCCTCGTCGCGGGCGCCATCTACTTCGTCGTCGTCGTTCCCATGAACCACATGATCGAACGGCGCAACCGCCGCCTCGGCATCGACCCGGGCGTCAAGGAAGAAGCAGCCGAGGATCCGCAGATCGCGCTGCTGACCGAAATCCGAGACTCCTTGCAGCAGCGCCAGCACTAG
- a CDS encoding glycosyltransferase 87 family protein, whose protein sequence is MGRLSGTLALAIDASPRSWSDFASKYPLFMRLAVVLIWPLGLLFAFMSLKAAVMSEALGQDAHAYWLAAQGELVYERAPGQRDAYLYSPAFITVLRPLALLPWQLFLAMWICLEAVVLCWLLKPLKLRWSVPTFMLCLPELVVGNIYILLAAAAVVGMQKPAIWSFPILTKVTAGVGLLWFAARGEWRQLQRGAAGLATIVFISYALDPMGWQAWLQFLLEHRDGTPDSRTSFFLRCLLAVALVVIGARKQWPLLIAPAMVLASPVLVGTIPLTLLAAVPRLTGMALKGAEDSS, encoded by the coding sequence ATGGGTAGACTTTCCGGCACGCTAGCACTTGCCATCGACGCGTCACCTAGAAGCTGGTCTGATTTCGCTTCAAAGTATCCGCTGTTCATGAGGCTGGCGGTTGTCCTCATATGGCCCCTGGGTTTGCTTTTCGCGTTCATGTCCCTCAAAGCAGCCGTCATGAGTGAGGCATTGGGGCAAGACGCGCATGCTTATTGGCTCGCAGCCCAGGGCGAGCTTGTCTACGAGAGGGCTCCGGGCCAAAGAGACGCATACCTCTACTCACCCGCCTTCATTACGGTGCTGAGGCCCTTGGCCCTGCTCCCTTGGCAGCTCTTTCTAGCGATGTGGATCTGCCTCGAAGCAGTGGTCCTTTGCTGGCTCCTCAAGCCTCTGAAGCTCCGGTGGTCGGTCCCGACTTTCATGCTCTGCCTGCCAGAGCTCGTGGTGGGCAACATCTACATTTTGCTTGCCGCCGCGGCTGTTGTCGGCATGCAAAAGCCAGCCATTTGGTCCTTTCCCATCCTGACGAAGGTCACGGCCGGCGTCGGTCTTCTATGGTTCGCGGCGCGCGGCGAGTGGCGCCAACTCCAGCGTGGCGCCGCCGGTCTGGCGACAATTGTCTTTATTTCCTACGCCCTGGATCCTATGGGTTGGCAGGCTTGGCTGCAGTTTCTTCTCGAACATAGGGATGGCACACCGGACTCCCGCACAAGCTTCTTCCTGCGTTGCCTGCTGGCTGTAGCGCTGGTGGTGATTGGTGCCCGAAAGCAGTGGCCGTTGCTCATAGCTCCCGCTATGGTCCTGGCATCTCCGGTACTTGTAGGCACAATCCCGCTGACCCTGTTGGCCGCGGTCCCCAGGCTCACCGGGATGGCCTTAAAAGGAGCGGAAGATTCCTCCTAG
- a CDS encoding NAD(P)H-hydrate epimerase, with product MISAYTGTQIREAEKRFLDDGAGAVLMQRAAYGLANAVVRELRAGGRRLYGASATVLAGKGNNGGDGLFAAAMLARRGMRTTAVLTAGGAHPEGLAAFEKAGGRVLRLTPDNVPVAAAAAAGSDVVIDAVLGTGAQGGLRGPAAELVEALGRSRPGLVVACDIPSGVDADTGEAHTPVLRAELTVTFGAAKAGLLADPGADFTGRVLVIPIGIDAALPEPALRRFEAEDLSALLPQPERRSHKYTRGVLGVVAGSAQYPGAAVLACRGALASGVGMVRYLGPPDVADLVRRSCPEVVCGSGSAADTHVQAWLLGPGLDEAAHEQLERVRDAAASGLPVVADAGALPALPRALTPRFVLTPHAGELAALLARYGEEPGRSDVEQVTLAAARRASELTGATVLLKGATTLVAAPSGAVFSQAEASPWLATAGSGDVLAGVLGSLLAQLAENTGAFTSRGIPDADRWAGIAAIAASVHGRAGSLASAGAPVTASGIAEAVPEALRRM from the coding sequence ATGATCAGCGCCTACACCGGAACCCAGATACGAGAGGCTGAAAAGCGCTTCCTGGACGATGGTGCGGGCGCTGTTCTGATGCAGCGGGCCGCCTACGGGCTGGCCAACGCGGTGGTCCGCGAACTGCGGGCCGGCGGGAGGCGCCTCTACGGCGCCAGCGCCACGGTGCTCGCCGGCAAGGGCAACAACGGCGGTGACGGACTGTTCGCGGCGGCGATGCTGGCGCGCCGCGGCATGCGGACGACGGCGGTCCTCACCGCGGGCGGCGCCCACCCGGAAGGACTCGCGGCCTTTGAAAAGGCCGGCGGCCGGGTGCTCCGGCTGACTCCGGACAATGTGCCCGTTGCGGCGGCGGCCGCTGCCGGCTCCGACGTCGTCATTGACGCGGTCCTGGGGACCGGTGCGCAGGGCGGGCTCCGGGGACCGGCCGCGGAGCTGGTCGAGGCGCTCGGACGCTCCCGGCCCGGGCTGGTGGTGGCCTGCGACATTCCCAGCGGTGTGGACGCCGACACCGGAGAAGCCCACACCCCGGTGCTCCGGGCGGAGCTGACCGTGACTTTCGGGGCGGCCAAGGCCGGACTGCTGGCCGATCCCGGGGCTGACTTCACCGGCCGGGTACTGGTGATTCCGATTGGCATCGACGCTGCCCTGCCGGAGCCGGCCCTGCGCCGCTTCGAAGCGGAGGACCTGTCCGCCCTGCTGCCCCAGCCGGAGCGCCGCTCGCACAAGTACACCCGCGGCGTCCTGGGCGTCGTGGCCGGGTCGGCGCAATACCCTGGCGCCGCCGTGCTCGCCTGCCGCGGCGCCCTGGCGTCCGGCGTCGGGATGGTGCGCTACCTCGGCCCGCCCGACGTCGCGGACCTGGTCCGGAGGTCCTGCCCCGAAGTCGTCTGCGGCTCCGGCAGCGCCGCGGACACCCACGTCCAGGCCTGGCTCCTGGGCCCGGGCCTGGATGAAGCAGCCCACGAGCAGCTGGAGCGGGTCCGCGACGCCGCCGCCAGCGGGCTTCCCGTCGTGGCCGACGCCGGGGCGCTGCCCGCCCTGCCCCGGGCCCTGACCCCACGGTTCGTGCTGACACCGCACGCCGGGGAACTCGCCGCCTTGCTGGCGCGGTACGGGGAGGAACCCGGCCGCTCCGACGTGGAGCAGGTCACCCTCGCCGCGGCCCGGCGTGCCAGCGAACTGACCGGCGCCACCGTGCTGCTCAAGGGCGCCACAACACTCGTGGCCGCACCGTCAGGTGCCGTCTTCAGCCAGGCCGAGGCGTCACCCTGGCTGGCCACGGCCGGCAGCGGGGATGTCCTGGCCGGTGTGCTCGGATCCCTGCTGGCTCAACTGGCGGAAAACACCGGGGCCTTCACCTCCCGCGGCATCCCCGACGCGGACCGTTGGGCCGGCATCGCGGCGATTGCCGCCAGCGTCCACGGAAGGGCCGGGAGCCTCGCCTCCGCAGGTGCGCCGGTCACGGCGAGCGGCATAGCAGAGGCCGTCCCGGAGGCGCTGCGGAGAATGTAA
- a CDS encoding M15 family metallopeptidase, producing MNKHRPLSPADYVPADLVQPRVRLATSGEAALLNSTTAAAAERMFAAAAAAGVVMTLASGYRSFNTQAATYNRYVQSEGQAAADTASARPGYSEHQTGWSFDIGDGSGRDSFTPAFANQPAAVWAKANAHLFGFVVRYPWMFHEITGYYYEPWHLRYVGVEAAGEMDSRGIATLEQYFGLEAAPAYL from the coding sequence GTGAACAAGCACCGGCCGCTCTCCCCCGCCGACTACGTGCCGGCCGACCTGGTGCAGCCACGCGTGCGCCTTGCCACCTCCGGCGAGGCGGCGCTGCTCAACAGCACGACGGCGGCCGCCGCGGAGCGGATGTTCGCCGCGGCCGCAGCCGCCGGCGTCGTCATGACCCTCGCGAGCGGTTACCGGTCCTTCAACACCCAGGCCGCCACGTACAACCGCTACGTCCAGTCGGAGGGCCAGGCCGCGGCGGACACCGCCTCAGCGCGGCCCGGCTACTCGGAACACCAGACGGGCTGGTCCTTCGACATCGGCGACGGCAGCGGACGGGACAGTTTCACTCCGGCGTTCGCCAATCAGCCGGCAGCGGTCTGGGCGAAAGCCAATGCCCACCTCTTCGGTTTCGTGGTGCGTTATCCGTGGATGTTCCATGAGATCACCGGCTACTATTACGAGCCCTGGCACCTGCGCTACGTGGGCGTGGAGGCCGCGGGCGAGATGGACTCCCGGGGCATCGCGACCCTCGAGCAGTACTTCGGGCTCGAGGCGGCACCGGCCTACCTGTAG
- the coaA gene encoding type I pantothenate kinase: MTLQRNEANGDGASPFVELDRQTWSRLAAQMEQPLNREDVLRLRGLGDPLDLKEVRDVYLPLSRLLHLYVEAAGQLHAATTTFLGEQTQRTPFVIGVAGSVAVGKSTIARVLREMLRRWPGTPNVELITTDGFLYPLAELKRRQLLERKGFPESYDRRALLRFVSEVKGGAEEVRAPWYSHVTYDIVPGKEVVVRRPDVLIVEGLNVLAPARPRHDGRQGLAVSDFFDFSIYVDAKTSYIEEWYVDRFRKLRTTAFAQPESYFHRYATLSDAEAEETAREIWKRINEPNLEENVLPTRGRAQLVLTKDSDHSIRRMLLRKV, from the coding sequence GTGACTTTGCAACGCAATGAAGCGAACGGCGACGGCGCCTCCCCGTTCGTGGAGCTGGACCGGCAGACCTGGTCCCGGCTCGCTGCCCAGATGGAACAGCCCCTCAACCGGGAGGACGTGCTGCGCCTCCGCGGCCTCGGCGATCCCCTTGATCTGAAGGAAGTCCGCGACGTCTACCTCCCGCTGTCCCGGCTGCTGCACCTGTATGTCGAGGCGGCAGGCCAGCTCCACGCGGCCACCACCACGTTCCTCGGCGAGCAGACCCAGCGCACGCCGTTCGTGATCGGCGTCGCCGGTTCGGTGGCCGTGGGCAAGTCGACCATCGCCCGCGTGCTCCGCGAGATGCTCCGCCGCTGGCCCGGCACCCCCAATGTTGAACTGATCACCACCGACGGCTTCCTGTACCCGCTGGCGGAACTCAAGCGACGGCAGCTCCTGGAGCGCAAGGGATTCCCCGAGTCCTACGACCGGCGTGCCCTGCTCCGCTTCGTGAGCGAGGTCAAGGGCGGCGCCGAGGAAGTCCGGGCGCCCTGGTATTCCCACGTGACCTACGACATCGTCCCCGGCAAGGAAGTGGTGGTGCGCCGCCCCGACGTGCTGATCGTTGAGGGGCTGAACGTCCTGGCGCCGGCCCGGCCCCGGCATGACGGCCGGCAGGGCCTGGCCGTGAGTGACTTCTTCGATTTTTCCATCTATGTTGATGCCAAAACGTCCTATATAGAGGAGTGGTACGTGGACCGCTTCCGCAAACTGCGGACCACCGCGTTCGCGCAGCCGGAGTCGTACTTCCACCGCTACGCCACGCTCTCGGACGCCGAGGCGGAAGAGACCGCACGCGAGATCTGGAAGCGCATCAACGAACCGAACCTTGAGGAAAACGTGCTCCCCACCCGCGGCCGCGCGCAGCTGGTCCTCACCAAGGACTCGGACCATTCCATCCGCCGTATGCTGCTGCGCAAGGTCTAG
- a CDS encoding M15 family metallopeptidase encodes MRRSLADTASARSGHSEPHTGRATDIGDCRCACGFKLCFAKQRAAVWAKGNAHQFGLVVCCPWLLHPITGHNNEPWHLRFIGVRAATDMKDRGIETLEKHFGLEAPRPTCKRPRRNLPLLLRPSR; translated from the coding sequence CTGCGTAGATCCTTAGCGGACACCGCCTCCGCCCGTTCCGGCCACTCCGAACCCCATACCGGCCGGGCCACCGACATCGGCGATTGCCGCTGCGCGTGCGGCTTCAAGCTCTGCTTCGCCAAGCAGCGGGCAGCGGTGTGGGCGAAAGGCAACGCGCACCAGTTCGGCTTGGTCGTGTGCTGTCCCTGGCTGTTGCACCCGATCACCGGCCACAACAACGAGCCCTGGCACTTGCGCTTCATCGGGGTGCGGGCCGCGACGGACATGAAAGACCGCGGCATCGAGACGCTTGAAAAACACTTCGGCCTGGAAGCCCCCCGGCCTACTTGTAAGAGGCCTAGGAGGAATCTTCCGCTCCTTTTAAGGCCATCCCGGTGA
- a CDS encoding holo-ACP synthase, whose product MIVGIGVDVVDIERFGRQLERTPGLRDRLFVPAERELNTRSLAARFAAKEAVAKVLGAPAGMNWQDCWIGLDQNGPTVQVKGTVLAVAESKGVKRWHLSMSHDGGIATATVIAEG is encoded by the coding sequence ATGATTGTTGGCATTGGCGTAGACGTCGTAGACATTGAACGGTTCGGCCGGCAGCTCGAGCGCACCCCCGGGCTGCGCGACCGGCTGTTCGTCCCCGCAGAGCGCGAACTGAACACGCGCTCCCTGGCTGCCCGGTTTGCCGCGAAGGAGGCCGTGGCCAAAGTCCTCGGCGCCCCGGCGGGCATGAACTGGCAGGACTGCTGGATCGGGCTGGACCAGAACGGGCCCACCGTCCAGGTCAAAGGCACGGTGCTGGCCGTCGCGGAATCGAAGGGCGTCAAACGCTGGCACCTCTCGATGAGCCACGACGGCGGCATCGCCACGGCGACGGTCATCGCCGAAGGCTGA
- the glgX gene encoding glycogen debranching protein GlgX, with translation MEVWPGTAYPLGATFDGTGTNFALFSERAERVELCILADDLSETRIELTEVDGYVWHCYLPLVQPGQKYGYRVHGPYAPEHGDRFNANKLLLDPYAKAIQGQIDWDPALFTYEFGDPDSRNDADSAPHTMHGVVINPFFEWDGDRLLRIPYHESVIYEAHVKGLTELHPEIPEEQRGTYAGVSHPAVIDHLKKLGVTAIELMPVHQFVNDGTLEEKGLNNYWGYNTIGFFAPQNTYSSSGDVGHQVQEFKAMVRELHKAGIEVILDVVYNHTAEGNHLGPTLSFKGIDNQAYYRLVDDDLKHYMDYTGTGNSLNVRHPHSLQLLMDSLRYWVLEMHVDGFRFDLASTLAREFYDVDKLSTFFELIQQDPVVSQVKLIAEPWDIGPGGYQVGNFPPQWTEWNGKYRDTVRDFWRGEPSTLGEFASRLTGSADLYESSARRPVASINFVTAHDGFTMRDLVSYNEKHNDANGEGNNDGESHNRSWNCGEEGDTDNERVLTLRARQQRNFIATLLLSQGVPMLLHGDELGRTQQGNNNTYCQDSELSWIHWEAMDQPLVEFTAVVNKIRHDHPTFRRSRFFDGRPVRRGEGEKLPDIVWLTPDGTEMLPEDWDSGFGRTIGVFYNGHGIQEQDSRGRRITDDSFLLGFNAHDEDVDFTLPAEEYSPFWDVLVDTSDQADTTEPLKARSVLKLAAKSMVVLRAHSGPEVEVDYSAAASLASMAEHEDALEEMAEAQADAAATSAAKAAAE, from the coding sequence ATGGAAGTCTGGCCCGGAACGGCATACCCGCTGGGAGCCACCTTTGACGGCACTGGCACCAACTTTGCCCTGTTCAGCGAACGTGCCGAACGGGTGGAGCTGTGCATCCTTGCCGATGACCTGAGCGAGACACGGATCGAGCTGACCGAGGTGGACGGCTACGTGTGGCACTGCTACCTGCCGCTCGTCCAGCCGGGGCAGAAGTACGGCTACCGGGTCCACGGCCCGTACGCGCCGGAGCACGGCGACCGCTTCAACGCGAACAAGCTGCTCCTTGACCCGTACGCCAAGGCCATCCAGGGCCAGATCGACTGGGACCCGGCGCTCTTCACCTACGAGTTCGGCGACCCCGACTCCCGCAACGACGCCGACTCGGCCCCGCACACCATGCACGGCGTGGTGATCAACCCGTTCTTCGAATGGGACGGTGACCGCCTGCTGCGCATCCCGTACCACGAATCGGTGATCTATGAGGCCCACGTCAAGGGCCTGACCGAGCTGCACCCGGAAATTCCCGAAGAGCAGCGCGGCACCTACGCCGGAGTGTCGCACCCGGCGGTTATTGACCACCTCAAGAAGCTCGGTGTCACCGCGATCGAGCTCATGCCGGTCCACCAGTTCGTCAACGACGGCACCCTCGAAGAGAAGGGCCTCAACAACTACTGGGGCTACAACACCATCGGCTTCTTCGCCCCGCAGAACACCTACAGCTCCTCCGGCGACGTCGGGCACCAGGTCCAGGAATTCAAGGCTATGGTCCGCGAGCTGCACAAGGCCGGCATCGAGGTGATCCTGGACGTGGTCTACAACCACACCGCGGAAGGCAACCACCTCGGCCCCACGCTCTCCTTCAAGGGCATCGACAACCAGGCCTACTACCGCCTCGTCGACGACGACCTGAAGCACTACATGGACTACACCGGCACCGGCAACTCGCTCAACGTCCGGCACCCGCACTCGCTCCAGCTGCTGATGGACTCGCTGCGCTACTGGGTCCTGGAAATGCACGTCGACGGCTTCCGCTTCGACCTCGCCTCCACCCTGGCCCGCGAGTTCTACGACGTCGACAAGCTCTCCACCTTCTTCGAACTCATCCAGCAGGACCCGGTGGTCTCCCAAGTCAAGCTGATCGCCGAGCCCTGGGACATCGGCCCCGGCGGCTACCAGGTGGGCAACTTCCCGCCGCAGTGGACCGAATGGAACGGAAAATACCGCGACACGGTCCGCGACTTCTGGCGCGGGGAGCCCTCCACGCTGGGCGAATTCGCGTCCCGCCTGACCGGCTCGGCGGACCTGTACGAAAGCTCGGCGCGGCGCCCGGTGGCCTCGATCAACTTCGTGACCGCCCACGACGGCTTCACCATGCGCGACCTGGTGTCCTACAACGAGAAGCACAACGATGCCAACGGCGAGGGCAACAACGACGGCGAATCCCACAACCGGTCCTGGAACTGCGGCGAGGAAGGGGACACCGACAACGAACGCGTGCTGACTCTCCGCGCCCGGCAGCAGCGCAACTTCATCGCCACCCTGCTGCTCTCGCAGGGCGTCCCGATGCTGCTGCACGGTGACGAACTCGGCCGCACCCAGCAAGGCAACAACAACACCTACTGCCAGGACTCCGAGCTGAGCTGGATCCACTGGGAAGCCATGGACCAGCCGCTGGTGGAGTTCACCGCCGTGGTCAACAAGATCCGCCACGACCACCCGACGTTCCGGCGCAGCCGCTTCTTCGACGGCCGCCCGGTGCGCCGCGGCGAGGGCGAAAAACTGCCGGACATCGTCTGGCTGACACCGGACGGCACCGAAATGCTCCCGGAGGACTGGGACAGCGGCTTCGGCCGCACCATCGGCGTCTTCTACAACGGCCACGGCATCCAGGAACAGGACTCCCGCGGCCGCCGGATCACCGACGACAGCTTCCTGCTCGGTTTCAACGCCCACGACGAGGACGTGGACTTCACCCTGCCGGCGGAGGAGTACTCGCCGTTCTGGGACGTCCTGGTGGACACCTCGGACCAGGCCGACACCACGGAGCCGCTCAAGGCACGGTCGGTGCTGAAGCTCGCCGCCAAGTCCATGGTGGTGCTCCGCGCCCACTCGGGCCCCGAGGTTGAGGTGGATTACTCCGCGGCCGCGTCACTGGCCTCGATGGCCGAGCACGAGGACGCCCTCGAGGAGATGGCGGAGGCACAGGCCGACGCCGCCGCGACCAGCGCGGCGAAGGCTGCCGCCGAATGA
- the glmM gene encoding phosphoglucosamine mutase produces MSRLFGTDGVRGLANGLLTAELALQLAQAAAVVLGHDRNTNGTRPRAVVARDPRASGEFIAAAVEAGLSSSGIDVYDAGVLPTPAAAYLVADLDADFGVMISASHNPAPDNGIKFFARGGQKLPDDVENAIEEQLGKEPRRPVGGEVGRIQRFSDAEDRYIVHLLGTLPHRLDGLKVVLDCAHGAASGCSPQVFKDAGADVILIGAEPDGLNINEGVGSTHLGPLTQAVLAHGADLGIAHDGDADRCLAVDHEGNVVDGDEIMAILAVALKASGKLKDNVLVATVMSNLGLKIALREAGISLRETGVGDRYVLEGMREGGFNLGGEQSGHVIFADHATTGDGVLTGLQIAAQVALTGRPLKELATVMTKLPQVLINVKGVDRTRVNGDAALAAAVALAEAELGDTGRVLLRPSGTEPVVRVMVEAASQETAQAVAERLAQVVRTELALELVAD; encoded by the coding sequence ATGTCTAGATTATTTGGAACAGATGGTGTCCGGGGTTTGGCGAACGGCCTGCTGACGGCCGAACTGGCGTTGCAGCTGGCCCAGGCCGCCGCCGTCGTGCTTGGCCATGACCGCAATACGAACGGAACACGGCCGCGCGCCGTGGTTGCCAGGGACCCCCGCGCCAGCGGCGAGTTCATTGCGGCTGCGGTGGAAGCGGGGCTCTCCAGCTCCGGAATCGACGTTTATGACGCCGGCGTGCTGCCCACCCCGGCCGCGGCCTACCTGGTGGCAGACCTGGACGCGGACTTCGGCGTGATGATCTCCGCCTCGCACAACCCCGCCCCGGACAACGGCATCAAGTTCTTTGCCCGCGGCGGCCAGAAGCTCCCGGACGATGTGGAAAACGCCATCGAGGAACAGCTCGGCAAGGAGCCGCGCCGCCCGGTCGGCGGCGAGGTCGGCCGGATCCAGCGCTTCTCCGACGCTGAGGACCGCTACATCGTGCATCTGCTCGGCACCCTCCCGCACCGCCTGGACGGTCTCAAGGTCGTGCTGGACTGCGCCCATGGCGCGGCCAGCGGCTGCTCCCCGCAGGTCTTCAAGGACGCGGGTGCAGACGTGATCCTCATCGGTGCCGAGCCGGACGGACTCAACATCAACGAAGGGGTTGGCTCCACCCACCTGGGGCCGCTGACGCAGGCAGTCCTGGCCCACGGCGCCGACCTGGGCATTGCCCACGACGGCGACGCTGACCGCTGCCTCGCAGTGGACCACGAAGGAAACGTCGTCGACGGCGACGAGATCATGGCCATCCTCGCCGTGGCACTGAAAGCCTCGGGCAAGCTCAAGGACAACGTCCTCGTGGCAACCGTGATGAGCAACCTCGGACTCAAGATCGCACTCCGAGAGGCCGGCATCAGCCTGCGCGAAACAGGCGTGGGCGACCGCTACGTCCTGGAAGGGATGCGCGAAGGCGGCTTCAACCTCGGCGGCGAGCAGTCCGGACACGTGATCTTCGCCGACCACGCCACCACCGGCGACGGCGTCCTCACCGGACTGCAGATCGCCGCCCAGGTCGCTCTCACGGGCCGTCCGCTGAAGGAACTGGCCACGGTGATGACCAAGCTCCCGCAGGTCCTGATCAACGTCAAGGGCGTGGACCGCACCCGGGTCAACGGTGACGCAGCCCTCGCCGCGGCCGTGGCCCTCGCCGAGGCCGAGCTTGGCGACACCGGCCGCGTCCTCCTGCGCCCCTCCGGAACCGAACCGGTGGTCCGCGTCATGGTCGAGGCGGCATCGCAGGAAACCGCCCAGGCCGTCGCGGAGCGCCTTGCGCAGGTGGTCCGGACCGAGCTGGCCCTGGAGCTTGTCGCGGACTAA
- the glmS gene encoding glutamine--fructose-6-phosphate transaminase (isomerizing), whose protein sequence is MCGIVGYVGHSAGRVNTGHNALDVVLEGLRRLEYRGYDSAGIAVVADGTISSRKKSGKLSNLIAELEANPLPESLTGIGHTRWATHGGPTDQNAHPHLADEGKLAVIHNGIIENFAELKLELVRKGVVFHSETDTEVAAALLGDIYRNQVHGGSSRGDLTKAMQLACQRLEGAFTLLAIHADQPDIVVAARRNSPLVVGLGEGENFLGSDVSGFIDYTRRAVELGQDQIVTITADTVEITDFYGAPAEGKEYHVNWDPASAEKGGFPSFMEKEIHDQPDAVLQTLLGRSDINGKLTLDELRIDPELLKNVDKIIVLACGTSAYAGQVAKYAIEHWCRIATEVELSHEFRYRDPIVDENTLIVSISQSGETMDTLMAVRYAKEQGAKTVSICNTNGSTIPRESDAVLYTHAGPEIAVASTKAFLAQITAAYLLGLYLAQLRGNKFQGEIKDILADLNKIPAKIQRILDNEAQIKELGTAMADAKSVLFLGRHVGFPVAMEGALKLKELAYIHAEGFAAGELKHGPIALIEEGQPVFVVVPSPRGRDSLHAKVVSNIQEVRARGAKTIVIAEEGDEAVKAYAEHVFYIPETPPLLAPLLSTVPLQIFALALASAKGYDVDQPRNLAKSVTVE, encoded by the coding sequence ATGTGTGGAATCGTTGGATATGTGGGCCACTCTGCTGGCCGAGTAAATACTGGACACAATGCCCTGGACGTTGTCCTTGAGGGACTGCGGCGCTTGGAATACCGGGGCTACGACTCGGCAGGCATCGCCGTGGTGGCTGACGGAACCATTTCGTCCCGCAAGAAGTCAGGCAAACTGAGCAACCTGATTGCCGAACTCGAGGCCAACCCGCTGCCGGAATCGCTGACCGGCATCGGTCACACCCGCTGGGCCACCCATGGCGGCCCGACGGACCAGAATGCACACCCGCATCTCGCCGATGAGGGCAAACTGGCCGTTATCCACAACGGCATCATCGAAAACTTTGCCGAACTCAAGCTCGAACTCGTGCGCAAGGGCGTGGTCTTCCACTCTGAGACTGACACCGAAGTGGCCGCCGCGCTCCTGGGTGACATCTACCGGAACCAGGTCCACGGCGGCTCGTCCCGGGGCGACCTCACCAAAGCCATGCAGCTTGCCTGCCAGCGCCTCGAAGGCGCCTTCACCCTGCTCGCCATCCACGCGGACCAGCCCGACATCGTGGTGGCGGCCCGCCGCAACTCCCCGCTCGTCGTCGGCCTCGGTGAGGGCGAGAACTTCCTCGGCTCCGACGTCTCCGGTTTCATCGACTACACCCGGCGCGCCGTCGAACTCGGCCAGGACCAGATCGTGACCATCACCGCTGACACCGTGGAAATCACGGACTTCTACGGCGCCCCGGCCGAAGGCAAGGAATACCACGTCAACTGGGACCCGGCCTCCGCCGAAAAGGGCGGTTTCCCGTCCTTTATGGAAAAGGAAATCCACGACCAGCCGGACGCCGTGCTGCAGACCCTGCTGGGCCGCTCGGACATCAACGGCAAACTGACCCTTGACGAACTCCGGATTGATCCGGAACTGCTCAAGAACGTCGACAAGATCATCGTCCTGGCCTGCGGCACGTCCGCCTACGCCGGACAGGTTGCCAAGTACGCGATCGAGCACTGGTGCCGGATCGCCACCGAGGTGGAGCTCTCGCACGAATTCCGATACCGCGACCCGATCGTCGACGAGAACACCCTGATCGTCTCGATCTCCCAGTCCGGGGAGACCATGGACACCCTGATGGCCGTCCGCTACGCCAAGGAACAGGGCGCCAAGACGGTCTCGATCTGCAACACCAACGGCTCCACGATCCCGCGCGAATCCGACGCCGTGCTCTACACCCACGCCGGCCCGGAAATCGCCGTCGCCTCCACCAAGGCCTTCCTGGCGCAGATCACCGCCGCCTACCTCCTGGGCCTCTACCTGGCCCAGCTGCGCGGCAACAAGTTCCAGGGCGAGATCAAGGACATCCTCGCGGACCTGAACAAGATCCCCGCCAAGATCCAGCGGATCCTCGACAACGAGGCGCAGATCAAGGAACTCGGCACGGCCATGGCGGACGCCAAGTCCGTGCTGTTCCTGGGCCGCCACGTCGGTTTCCCGGTGGCGATGGAGGGCGCGCTCAAGCTCAAGGAACTCGCCTACATCCATGCCGAGGGCTTCGCCGCCGGCGAGCTCAAGCACGGCCCGATTGCGCTGATCGAGGAGGGCCAGCCCGTCTTCGTGGTGGTCCCCTCGCCGCGGGGCAGGGACTCGCTGCACGCCAAGGTCGTCTCCAACATCCAGGAAGTCCGGGCGCGCGGCGCCAAGACGATCGTGATCGCGGAAGAGGGCGACGAGGCCGTCAAGGCCTACGCCGAGCACGTCTTCTACATCCCGGAGACCCCCCCGCTGCTGGCCCCGCTGCTCAGCACGGTCCCGCTGCAGATCTTTGCCCTTGCCCTGGCCTCGGCCAAGGGTTACGACGTCGACCAGCCTCGCAACCTGGCCAAGAGCGTGACCGTAGAATAA